The following coding sequences are from one Primulina eburnea isolate SZY01 chromosome 15, ASM2296580v1, whole genome shotgun sequence window:
- the LOC140815473 gene encoding uncharacterized protein, which produces MSSSPYGGHFGASRTTAKSNGQAEISDWEIKQILENTVNTNRKDWAIKLDDALWAYRAAFKMPIEMSPYKKLQLNEMVEFRNEAYENVKIYKEKIKKWHDKILIQREFEPGKHVLLFNSHLRLFSGKLKSRWSGPVDAIELKCNDGRTFKVSGQRVKHYFGNMVQNRDNVSLVESI; this is translated from the exons ATGTCATCTTCACCatatggtggacattttggagcGTCACGAACAacagctaag tctaatggacaagctgaaatatccGACTGGGAAATCAAACAAATACTGGAGAATACTGTCAAcacaaaccggaaggattgggccATTAAGTTGGATGATGCGTTGTGGGCTTATCGGGCTGCATTCAAGATGCCTATTGAGATGTCTCCCTACAA AAAACTGCAGTTGAATGAGATGGTTGAATTTCGCAATGAAGCATATGAGAATGTCAAGATCTACAAAGAGAAAATCAAGAAGTGGCATGATAAGATTCTTATTCAAAGGGAATTTGAACCAGGAAAACATGTGTTGCTTTTTAATTCTCATCTCAGACTGTTCTCAGGGAAGTTGAAGTCGAGATGGTCAGGACCTGTTGATGCAATCGAGCTCAAATGCAACGATGGCAGAACATTTAAGGTGAGTGGCCAGCGAGTGAAACATTATTTTGGAAACATGGTGCAGAACAGGGACAATGTATCACTTGTCGAGTCCATTTAA